Proteins from one Veillonellales bacterium genomic window:
- a CDS encoding aspartate aminotransferase family protein: MENYIGPSEILRKKKEYMIPCVYHYYHQPMQLVRGEMQYLYDHTGKQYLDCFAGVSVMNCGHCNPEITKAICQQVNTLQHTCTIYLTENIVNLAERLAQITPGRLQKSFFCASGTEANEGAALLASIFTGRNEFLSLRQGLHGRTKLTMSLTGLSLWRTDTAPVGGISFAPNAYCYRCPFHKQYPECDLACANEIETIIKTSTSGQVAALFAEPIQGNGGIITPPAGYFKRVKEILEAYGILLVVDEVQTGFGRTGKMFAIEHYDVEPDIMTMAKALGNGTPVGAFISRSEIADQYTRPGASTLGGNPVTSAASLATLAYIAEHNLPDRAAKLGNYLKDGLYKLQKKYPIIGDIRGLGLMVGAELVLPGKLPAFEQVDIILEKMKDRGFLIGKNGPNRNVLAFQPPLVITYTDLDDLFNNLDFVLASMHI, translated from the coding sequence ATGGAAAACTATATTGGCCCATCTGAAATTTTACGTAAAAAAAAGGAATACATGATTCCTTGCGTTTATCATTATTATCATCAACCTATGCAATTAGTGCGAGGAGAAATGCAGTATTTATATGACCATACCGGCAAACAGTATCTGGATTGTTTCGCCGGTGTCTCCGTCATGAATTGCGGACATTGCAATCCTGAGATTACCAAAGCAATCTGCCAACAAGTAAATACCTTGCAGCATACTTGTACCATCTACCTAACCGAAAATATCGTAAACTTAGCCGAACGCTTGGCTCAAATTACTCCGGGGCGTTTACAAAAATCTTTTTTTTGCGCCAGTGGTACAGAAGCAAATGAAGGTGCCGCACTTCTCGCCTCCATTTTTACCGGTCGTAATGAATTTCTAAGCTTACGCCAGGGACTTCATGGCCGGACGAAATTGACCATGAGCCTAACCGGCCTAAGCCTCTGGCGGACCGATACCGCTCCCGTAGGCGGCATTAGCTTTGCTCCTAATGCTTACTGCTATCGCTGCCCCTTTCACAAGCAATATCCGGAATGCGACCTTGCCTGCGCCAATGAAATTGAAACAATCATAAAAACTTCCACATCCGGACAAGTAGCCGCTTTATTTGCCGAACCCATTCAGGGAAATGGCGGCATCATTACCCCGCCTGCCGGCTACTTTAAACGAGTAAAAGAAATCTTAGAAGCTTATGGGATCCTTCTGGTGGTCGACGAAGTGCAAACCGGATTTGGCCGGACCGGTAAAATGTTTGCAATTGAGCATTACGATGTTGAGCCTGATATTATGACTATGGCCAAAGCATTAGGAAACGGCACCCCTGTCGGGGCATTTATCTCCCGGTCTGAAATCGCTGATCAATATACCCGTCCCGGTGCGTCTACCTTAGGCGGCAATCCGGTGACATCTGCCGCAAGTCTGGCCACTTTAGCTTACATCGCTGAGCACAATCTGCCTGACCGAGCTGCTAAATTAGGGAACTATCTAAAGGATGGATTGTACAAGCTGCAAAAAAAGTATCCGATAATTGGCGATATCCGCGGCTTAGGACTGATGGTAGGCGCTGAACTGGTGCTGCCTGGAAAACTGCCGGCCTTTGAACAGGTGGATATCATACTGGAAAAAATGAAAGACCGGGGCTTTTTAATTGGTAAAAACGGACCCAATCGCAATGTCCTGGCCTTTCAACCACCGCTTGTCATCACCTATACTGACCTTGATGACCTATTTAATAATCTGGATTTTGTACTGGCATCCATGCATATCTAA
- a CDS encoding cell division protein SepF codes for MSGDDGDMAVGLLDKLTNFLMPIEEPVESSTSRARSKPAHLRVHSNMPEELRMIVIEPHKYEDVRLCAGHLKTNVAIIVNFEATDYATQQSMSDFLDGVCYVIDGTVEKISERVLLYVPATVEINKKLCAYSIPTYVKQSE; via the coding sequence GTGTCGGGGGATGATGGAGATATGGCAGTTGGCTTGCTTGATAAACTGACAAATTTTTTAATGCCAATTGAAGAGCCCGTTGAATCGTCGACTTCACGCGCAAGAAGCAAACCGGCGCATTTACGGGTGCATTCCAATATGCCGGAAGAATTGAGAATGATTGTGATAGAGCCTCACAAATATGAGGACGTCCGTCTTTGTGCCGGCCATTTAAAAACAAATGTTGCAATCATTGTTAATTTTGAAGCTACGGATTATGCTACGCAACAGTCCATGAGTGATTTTCTTGATGGTGTGTGTTATGTTATTGACGGTACAGTAGAAAAAATTTCCGAACGTGTTTTGTTGTATGTTCCGGCTACAGTTGAAATTAATAAAAAACTTTGTGCCTATTCTATTCCAACTTATGTAAAACAGTCGGAATGA
- the typA gene encoding translational GTPase TypA gives MKRNDLRNIAIIAHVDHGKTTLVDAMLKQSGVFRANEQVAERVMDSNDLERERGITILSKNTSIMHDGIKINIVDTPGHADFGGEVERVLNMVDGVLLLVDAFEGPMPQTKYVLRKALEQKLKPIVVINKIDRPDQRVDDVLDEVLELFMELDANDDQLDFPVVYCAARDGIAKLKMEDDSQNLAPLFELLVNEIPAPQGDIEGPLQIMVTTLDYDDYVGRIAIGRIIRGRVFYGQNVSILNGETQTKAKIGRLYTYEGLKRVEAQEAALGEIVAITGLENVNIGETIADSEHPEALPSINIDEPTLLMTFSVNNSPFAGREGQFVTSRHLRERLFKEVETNVSMRVNETDSPDTFEVAGRGELHLSILIETMRREGFEFQVGKPEVIYKNINGQRCEPMEFLTIEVPQEFMGTVMEGLGTRKADLVNMTELAGYLRMEFTIPARGLIGFRSEFLTNTKGNGIMNHVFHGYAPYKGDIPGRTRGALVAFEAGETTGYGIYSVQDRGIMFVVPGQAVYEGLIVGENSRETDMDVNPCKKKHVTNMRSSAADEAIRLVSPRILSLEQALEYINKDELVEVTPKSIRLRKSILDRHIRGRERKNNS, from the coding sequence ATGAAACGCAATGATTTACGCAATATTGCTATTATCGCCCACGTTGACCATGGCAAAACGACATTAGTGGATGCCATGCTAAAACAAAGCGGCGTATTTCGCGCCAATGAGCAGGTCGCCGAACGGGTGATGGATTCTAATGATTTGGAACGGGAACGTGGAATCACCATATTATCGAAGAATACTTCCATCATGCATGATGGCATCAAGATCAATATTGTCGATACTCCCGGTCATGCCGACTTCGGCGGTGAGGTAGAGCGGGTCTTAAACATGGTTGACGGAGTATTGCTGTTAGTGGATGCGTTTGAAGGACCGATGCCCCAGACAAAATATGTATTGCGAAAAGCACTGGAACAAAAATTAAAGCCAATTGTCGTCATTAACAAAATTGATCGTCCGGATCAGCGGGTAGATGATGTGCTGGATGAAGTGCTGGAATTGTTTATGGAATTGGATGCCAATGATGATCAACTGGATTTCCCGGTAGTATATTGTGCCGCCAGAGATGGTATTGCCAAGCTGAAAATGGAAGATGACAGTCAAAATCTGGCTCCGTTGTTTGAACTTTTAGTCAACGAAATTCCTGCCCCTCAAGGCGATATTGAAGGACCTTTGCAGATTATGGTTACTACGTTGGATTATGATGATTATGTGGGGAGAATTGCCATTGGCAGAATTATTCGCGGCCGGGTGTTTTACGGCCAGAATGTTTCAATTTTAAACGGCGAGACCCAGACCAAGGCGAAGATTGGCCGGTTATATACGTATGAAGGCTTAAAGCGAGTGGAAGCACAGGAAGCTGCTTTAGGCGAGATTGTCGCCATAACCGGCTTGGAAAACGTGAATATTGGTGAAACCATCGCCGATTCGGAACATCCTGAGGCATTGCCCAGCATTAATATTGATGAGCCAACCTTATTGATGACTTTTAGTGTAAACAATAGTCCTTTTGCCGGAAGAGAAGGTCAGTTTGTAACATCCCGTCACCTGCGGGAAAGATTGTTTAAGGAAGTTGAAACAAATGTCAGCATGCGGGTCAATGAAACGGACAGTCCGGATACCTTTGAAGTGGCCGGACGGGGTGAACTACATCTGTCGATCCTTATTGAAACTATGCGGCGGGAAGGTTTTGAATTTCAGGTAGGGAAACCGGAGGTAATTTATAAAAATATTAATGGTCAGCGTTGTGAACCAATGGAGTTTTTAACGATTGAGGTTCCTCAGGAATTTATGGGCACTGTCATGGAAGGACTGGGAACCAGAAAGGCTGATTTAGTCAATATGACAGAGCTGGCCGGATATTTGCGGATGGAATTTACAATTCCGGCTCGCGGGCTTATCGGGTTTCGGTCGGAATTTTTAACCAATACTAAAGGGAATGGAATTATGAATCACGTATTCCATGGCTATGCGCCTTATAAAGGCGATATACCAGGACGTACCCGGGGCGCATTGGTCGCTTTTGAAGCGGGAGAAACGACTGGTTATGGAATTTATAGCGTACAGGACAGGGGAATCATGTTTGTTGTACCGGGACAAGCTGTTTATGAGGGCTTAATTGTCGGGGAAAACTCCCGGGAAACGGATATGGATGTAAATCCGTGCAAGAAAAAGCATGTCACCAATATGCGTTCTAGTGCTGCCGATGAAGCAATCCGGTTAGTTTCACCGCGAATTCTCAGCTTGGAACAGGCCTTGGAGTATATTAATAAAGATGAACTTGTGGAAGTAACCCCGAAGAGTATCCGTTTACGCAAGTCGATTCTTGACCGGCATATCCGGGGACGGGAACGAAAGAATAATTCTTAA
- a CDS encoding MBL fold metallo-hydrolase: protein MRLTFLGAARMVTGSSYLLETGNIKFLVDCGMFQGAKSISALNRRDFFYDPGSVDFVLLSHAHIDHSGLIPKLCKAGFKGPIYTTKVTAELCRIMLPDSAHIQEFDTAIANRKGQRAGRTPVEPLYTVDDAYACLAQFSPVAYNSELNLSPEVTVRFQDAGHILGSSVLEIWVTEQDKKVKLLFSGDLGQPDQPILKDPTHVEEADYIITESTYGNRIHEQYSKEERLAQIVQDTVKQGGNIIIPSFAVGRTQTILYYLHKLLKAGKIPDIPVIIDSPLAISATDIFMQNTQDYDTEASELLVKEKDNPLKLPKLTFTKTAEESRSLNNLDDPAIIISASGMADAGRILHHLKHNLWRPESSVVFVGYQAQGSLGRRLLEGAKRVKVMGEEISVKAQIHNLEGFSAHADKEQLLAWLANFKTKPANVFIVHGEYDMSQPFSAEIESRLHYPTFLPRYGDTAMIQGREWRIVESEIVPVDTAVKQMYEYLEQMEAEYRLYRKRLERLAATDAAKIPEAVAQMTEIYNYIRKKLKNL, encoded by the coding sequence ATGCGGCTAACTTTTTTAGGAGCAGCTAGAATGGTAACCGGTTCGTCCTATTTGTTGGAAACAGGCAATATAAAATTTTTGGTGGATTGTGGAATGTTTCAAGGCGCGAAGTCTATCAGTGCGTTAAATCGCCGTGATTTTTTCTATGATCCCGGTTCTGTTGATTTTGTATTGCTTAGTCATGCTCATATTGATCATAGCGGGTTAATTCCTAAATTGTGTAAAGCCGGGTTTAAGGGTCCTATCTATACGACGAAAGTAACGGCAGAGCTGTGTCGTATTATGCTGCCTGACAGCGCACATATTCAAGAGTTCGATACAGCTATCGCCAACCGCAAGGGGCAGAGAGCCGGTAGAACTCCGGTAGAGCCGCTTTATACTGTAGATGATGCGTATGCGTGTTTGGCGCAATTTTCTCCCGTAGCTTATAATAGTGAATTAAACTTGTCGCCGGAAGTTACCGTTCGTTTTCAGGATGCCGGTCATATTCTAGGTTCTTCCGTGCTGGAGATATGGGTGACCGAGCAGGATAAAAAGGTTAAGTTGTTATTTTCAGGCGATCTGGGCCAGCCGGATCAGCCGATTTTGAAAGATCCTACCCATGTAGAAGAGGCAGATTATATCATTACCGAGTCGACTTACGGGAACCGTATTCATGAGCAGTACAGTAAAGAAGAACGTTTGGCCCAGATTGTGCAGGATACAGTGAAGCAAGGCGGCAATATCATTATTCCTTCTTTCGCCGTGGGACGGACTCAAACCATTCTGTATTATCTTCATAAACTGCTTAAAGCAGGCAAAATTCCCGATATACCGGTTATTATTGATAGTCCGCTGGCGATTTCCGCTACCGATATTTTTATGCAGAATACCCAGGATTATGATACGGAAGCAAGTGAATTGTTAGTTAAGGAAAAGGATAATCCGTTAAAACTTCCTAAATTGACGTTTACCAAAACAGCGGAGGAATCCCGGTCGTTGAATAATTTGGACGATCCTGCCATTATTATATCCGCCAGCGGCATGGCGGATGCCGGGCGTATTCTTCACCATCTGAAACATAATTTGTGGCGGCCGGAATCCAGTGTCGTTTTCGTCGGCTATCAGGCTCAGGGCAGTTTGGGGCGGCGGTTGTTGGAAGGCGCTAAACGGGTTAAGGTTATGGGGGAAGAGATCAGCGTTAAAGCGCAAATTCATAACCTGGAAGGCTTTTCCGCTCATGCCGATAAAGAACAGTTGCTGGCATGGTTAGCTAATTTTAAAACTAAGCCGGCTAATGTATTTATTGTTCATGGGGAATATGATATGTCCCAGCCGTTTTCTGCCGAGATCGAGTCACGCTTACATTATCCGACTTTCCTTCCCCGCTATGGTGATACGGCAATGATTCAAGGCCGTGAATGGCGTATTGTGGAATCAGAAATTGTACCGGTTGATACCGCAGTCAAACAAATGTACGAGTATCTGGAACAAATGGAAGCAGAGTACCGCCTCTACCGGAAGCGGTTAGAGCGATTAGCAGCTACGGATGCGGCGAAAATTCCGGAAGCAGTTGCTCAGATGACGGAAATTTATAATTATATCCGCAAAAAGCTGAAGAATTTGTAA
- the murB gene encoding UDP-N-acetylmuramate dehydrogenase — protein sequence MQKNSWPKEFLLQLQTVIPPQRLLTDELMSRHTTFRIGGPADFLVLPASVGEVAAALDIAKKCEVPVIVLGNGSNILVRDKGIRGMVIKFGRDMGYVRHAGTTVIAGAGALLARVSRYAAEQGLGGMEFAVGIPGSIGGAVFMNAGAYEGEMGGVVSAVSAVCPDGRMQRFNKSESGFSYRHSIFQHNGCVICEVELSLYKGEHTHIHTKMGDYTLKRKTKQPVEMPSAGSTFKRPAGHYAGTLIDQAGLKGLKIGGAQVSIKHAGFIVNAGGATAQDVLSLIEEVQRRVYEKSGVKLQPEVRILGE from the coding sequence TTGCAAAAGAATAGTTGGCCGAAAGAATTTTTACTACAATTACAAACAGTTATACCGCCGCAGCGATTGTTGACTGATGAACTTATGTCTCGCCATACTACTTTTAGAATAGGCGGGCCGGCTGACTTTTTGGTGTTGCCGGCTTCTGTCGGAGAAGTAGCGGCGGCATTGGATATTGCCAAGAAGTGTGAAGTTCCCGTTATTGTTCTGGGAAATGGATCAAATATTTTGGTTAGAGATAAAGGGATTCGCGGCATGGTAATAAAATTTGGCAGGGACATGGGATATGTCAGACATGCAGGCACTACAGTCATTGCCGGTGCAGGGGCCTTACTAGCGCGGGTATCCCGTTATGCGGCTGAGCAGGGACTAGGTGGAATGGAATTTGCTGTCGGTATTCCCGGCAGCATAGGTGGAGCTGTTTTTATGAATGCCGGTGCTTATGAAGGTGAAATGGGCGGTGTGGTTTCGGCTGTATCGGCAGTATGTCCGGATGGAAGAATGCAGCGGTTTAACAAAAGCGAGAGCGGGTTTTCTTATCGACATAGTATCTTCCAACATAACGGTTGTGTGATTTGTGAAGTGGAGCTGTCATTATACAAGGGCGAGCATACTCATATTCATACGAAAATGGGCGATTACACCCTTAAGCGGAAGACAAAGCAGCCGGTGGAGATGCCGAGTGCAGGCAGCACTTTTAAACGGCCGGCCGGTCACTATGCAGGAACGTTGATTGATCAGGCCGGGTTAAAAGGTCTTAAGATCGGCGGAGCACAAGTTTCAATAAAACACGCCGGGTTTATCGTCAATGCCGGAGGGGCAACCGCTCAGGATGTATTGTCGCTAATCGAGGAGGTCCAGCGTCGTGTTTATGAAAAATCCGGCGTAAAGCTACAGCCGGAAGTGCGAATTTTAGGGGAATAA